The Hahella sp. HNIBRBA332 genome window below encodes:
- a CDS encoding DUF4153 domain-containing protein gives MTPQETRFPFFSTLLAGIATGTAAWLGMEHWPEGLMAQKAAAVAITLVFVFAGAFLFTARTRRSAANWVLAAGIAVVIGLSAVWLIANTFKPEGGSYEGSSGLVTSWWVTIVPLLFALLPFVQCDFQKNQSFMSDIPNVELYRKYWENLFILAFAGLLVGIYWLVAMLGVSLFDILGIRGPGRFVESPPVGWTASAVIFALGISLGCRYPNLLNMLSGLIATVCRAILPPVAAFMIAFAVTLPIVGLEMIWSTGRSTPMLLAMILVAVVSLNGAALCDGDRNPYPQWLRAGIYVLVGLLPIFALLAGYSLYQRIEQYGLTPDRYYSALFVVFALALTLSYSVIFLAKRTSWRAMLNSVNTPIILSAAGVALLTLTPWLNPQEVSASNQFARLKAGEISAEDIDLGLFRYQLGRSGEEKLTLIKALTEEEGALSKAEATVLAQRLDVLESAKYYYDWEQKQRLAELYSKPAGVEWLNEGVADKAAFESSIEPELCREQLCFALSVDLDDDGEKEVLIADSPEYVYDLKVYATDEAGAWNQVGRLIMPSSSYYYDEDLLGVLKRGEYRLELPRYKSIHIGGTVMSFSPMRSE, from the coding sequence ATGACCCCTCAAGAAACCCGTTTTCCCTTTTTCTCCACGTTGCTGGCAGGCATAGCGACGGGAACCGCCGCATGGCTGGGTATGGAGCACTGGCCGGAAGGTCTCATGGCTCAGAAGGCCGCGGCTGTCGCGATAACCTTGGTTTTTGTCTTCGCCGGCGCGTTTCTATTTACCGCCAGAACGCGCAGGAGCGCTGCGAACTGGGTGCTGGCGGCGGGCATCGCCGTCGTAATTGGCTTGTCTGCGGTCTGGCTAATCGCCAACACCTTCAAACCTGAGGGCGGCAGCTACGAGGGCTCTTCAGGTCTGGTTACCTCATGGTGGGTGACAATCGTGCCGCTGTTATTTGCGCTGCTGCCTTTTGTTCAGTGCGACTTCCAAAAAAATCAGAGTTTTATGAGCGATATTCCCAATGTGGAGTTGTATCGCAAGTATTGGGAAAACCTGTTTATTCTGGCTTTTGCGGGGCTACTGGTGGGCATCTACTGGTTGGTCGCGATGCTGGGCGTTTCTTTGTTCGATATTCTGGGGATCAGAGGACCGGGTCGGTTCGTAGAATCCCCGCCAGTAGGATGGACCGCCTCGGCGGTCATTTTCGCCTTGGGCATCAGTCTGGGCTGCCGTTATCCCAATTTATTGAATATGCTGAGCGGCCTGATCGCCACAGTGTGTCGCGCGATTCTGCCGCCGGTGGCGGCGTTCATGATCGCCTTCGCCGTCACTCTGCCCATTGTGGGCCTGGAAATGATCTGGAGCACCGGCCGCTCCACCCCCATGCTGCTGGCGATGATCCTGGTGGCTGTGGTGTCATTGAATGGGGCGGCGCTCTGTGATGGCGACCGTAATCCGTACCCGCAATGGTTACGGGCGGGGATATATGTATTGGTGGGCTTGTTGCCGATATTCGCGCTGTTGGCCGGGTACTCGCTCTACCAGCGTATCGAACAATATGGTTTGACTCCGGATCGTTACTATTCCGCTCTGTTCGTGGTATTTGCTTTGGCCCTGACGCTAAGCTATAGCGTTATCTTTTTAGCGAAACGCACCTCCTGGCGGGCGATGTTGAACTCGGTCAATACCCCGATCATTCTCTCCGCTGCGGGAGTGGCGTTGCTCACGCTGACGCCCTGGCTGAATCCTCAGGAAGTGAGCGCCAGCAATCAGTTCGCCAGACTGAAAGCCGGTGAAATCTCGGCGGAAGATATTGATCTTGGGTTGTTTCGCTATCAGCTAGGCCGATCAGGCGAAGAGAAGCTGACGCTAATTAAAGCGTTGACGGAAGAGGAGGGCGCGTTGTCTAAAGCTGAAGCGACAGTCTTGGCGCAACGGTTAGACGTGCTTGAGAGCGCCAAGTATTACTATGACTGGGAGCAAAAACAGCGCCTGGCGGAACTTTACTCGAAGCCGGCTGGTGTGGAATGGCTTAATGAAGGCGTAGCCGATAAGGCGGCGTTTGAAAGTAGCATCGAACCGGAATTGTGCCGGGAACAATTGTGCTTCGCCTTATCTGTGGACCTGGACGACGATGGTGAGAAAGAGGTTTTGATCGCCGATAGCCCTGAGTACGTTTACGACCTCAAAGTTTATGCTACGGACGAAGCAGGCGCATGGAATCAAGTGGGTCGGTTGATCATGCCCAGCTCCTCCTATTATTACGATGAAGATTTACTTGGCGTACTCAAAAGAGGCGAGTACCGTCTGGAGCTGCCGCGTTATAAATCAATTCATATTGGCGGTACGGTGATGTCTTTTTCGCCAATGCGCTCTGAATAG
- the thiC gene encoding phosphomethylpyrimidine synthase ThiC, with product MGGTIDINKISKLSESAQVDALSTQPFPASKKIYAEGSRPDIRVAMREITLTPTPLQDGATEQNPPLRVYDTSGPYTDPAVAIDVRRGLPRMREAWINERGDTEHLHGSSSFYAQSREQNLSLDNLRFEHRHAPRKARAGGNVSQLHYARKGIITPEMEYIAIRENLALEQAEIENAMRSQHPGMNFGANTPRYITPEFVRQEVAAGRAVIPCNINHPEAEPMIIGRNFHVKVNANIGNSAVTSSIEEEVEKLVWATRWGADTVMDLSTGKNIHETREWIIRNSPVPIGTVPIYQALEKVDGVAEDLNWEVFRDTLIEQAEQGVDYFTIHAGVLLRYVPMTAKRLTGIVSRGGSIMAKWCLAHHKENFLYTHFEEICEIMKAYDVSFSLGDGLRPGCIADANDEAQFSELRTLGELTEIAWKHDVQTIIEGPGHVPMHMIKENMEEQLKHCKEAPFYTLGPLITDISPGYDHFSSGIGAAMIGWYGCAMLCYVTPKEHLGLPNKDDVKQGLIAYKIAAHAADLAKGHPAAQMRDNAMSKARFEFRWEDQFNIALDPDTARAYHDETLPKEGHKLAHFCSMCGPKFCSMKITQDVRDYSARLEAEKAQAEGASQQEAEQGMQEMSQKYKDAGRRLYHEV from the coding sequence GTGGGCGGCACAATCGATATCAATAAAATCAGCAAACTCAGTGAGTCGGCGCAGGTGGATGCGCTGTCCACGCAACCGTTTCCCGCTTCCAAGAAAATTTATGCCGAAGGCAGTCGTCCCGACATCCGGGTGGCGATGCGCGAGATCACGCTGACGCCGACGCCTTTGCAGGATGGCGCTACGGAACAGAACCCACCGCTGCGGGTATATGATACGTCTGGTCCCTACACGGACCCCGCTGTCGCGATCGACGTGCGACGCGGTTTACCGCGTATGCGCGAAGCTTGGATCAACGAGCGTGGCGACACCGAACATCTTCACGGTTCGTCTTCGTTTTACGCGCAAAGTCGCGAGCAGAATCTGTCCCTGGATAACCTGCGCTTTGAGCATCGTCACGCTCCGCGTAAGGCGCGCGCCGGCGGCAATGTCAGCCAGCTGCATTACGCCCGTAAAGGCATTATTACGCCGGAGATGGAATACATCGCCATCCGTGAAAATCTGGCTCTGGAGCAGGCGGAAATCGAGAACGCCATGCGCAGCCAGCATCCCGGCATGAACTTCGGCGCCAACACGCCCCGTTACATCACCCCGGAGTTCGTGCGTCAGGAAGTGGCGGCGGGACGGGCAGTGATACCCTGTAACATCAATCACCCGGAAGCGGAGCCGATGATCATCGGCCGCAATTTCCATGTGAAAGTGAACGCCAATATCGGTAATTCCGCTGTGACCTCGTCCATCGAAGAGGAGGTGGAAAAGCTGGTGTGGGCGACCCGTTGGGGCGCGGATACGGTGATGGATTTATCCACGGGTAAAAATATTCATGAAACCCGCGAATGGATCATCCGCAACAGCCCGGTTCCTATCGGTACGGTGCCGATATACCAGGCCTTGGAGAAAGTCGATGGCGTCGCGGAAGACCTCAATTGGGAAGTGTTCCGCGATACTCTGATTGAGCAGGCGGAGCAGGGCGTGGATTATTTCACCATTCACGCTGGCGTGCTGCTGCGCTATGTGCCCATGACCGCCAAACGCCTTACCGGCATCGTCTCGCGCGGCGGCTCCATTATGGCGAAATGGTGTCTGGCCCATCACAAAGAAAACTTCCTCTACACCCACTTTGAGGAAATCTGCGAGATCATGAAAGCCTATGACGTCAGCTTTTCGCTGGGAGACGGACTGCGTCCCGGCTGCATCGCCGACGCCAATGACGAGGCGCAATTCAGTGAGCTGCGCACTCTGGGCGAACTCACCGAGATCGCCTGGAAACACGACGTGCAGACTATTATCGAAGGCCCTGGCCATGTGCCCATGCACATGATCAAGGAAAACATGGAAGAGCAGCTCAAGCACTGCAAAGAAGCGCCGTTTTACACTTTGGGGCCGCTGATCACGGATATTTCCCCAGGCTACGATCATTTCAGCTCCGGCATCGGCGCCGCCATGATCGGCTGGTACGGTTGCGCCATGCTGTGTTACGTCACCCCCAAAGAGCACTTGGGCTTACCCAACAAGGATGACGTCAAACAAGGTCTGATTGCATATAAGATCGCCGCCCATGCGGCGGACCTGGCGAAAGGCCATCCCGCCGCCCAAATGCGGGATAACGCCATGTCCAAGGCGCGTTTCGAGTTCCGTTGGGAAGACCAGTTCAATATCGCCCTGGACCCGGACACCGCCCGTGCGTATCACGACGAAACCCTGCCCAAAGAAGGGCACAAGCTGGCGCATTTCTGCTCCATGTGCGGACCCAAGTTCTGCTCGATGAAAATCACCCAGGACGTGCGCGACTATTCCGCCAGGCTGGAGGCGGAGAAGGCGCAGGCAGAGGGCGCGTCGCAGCAGGAAGCGGAGCAGGGTATGCAGGAAATGTCGCAGAAATACAAAGACGCGGGGCGGCGTCTGTATCATGAAGTCTAA